In Flavobacterium lacustre, a genomic segment contains:
- the ytxJ gene encoding bacillithiol system redox-active protein YtxJ, which produces MSLFNSVFGNSKTPDNSKNNINWIPLTDLGQLNEIIELSNEKPVAIFKHSTRCSVSRMALKQFENEFNSADSVETYFLDLIAYRDVSNEIATRFQVVHQSPQLVLIKEGKSVYNASHSDIDAQELKSKI; this is translated from the coding sequence ATGAGCCTATTTAATTCCGTTTTTGGCAATTCGAAAACGCCGGATAATTCAAAAAATAACATTAACTGGATTCCATTAACCGATTTAGGTCAGTTGAATGAAATTATTGAATTATCGAATGAAAAACCGGTCGCTATTTTCAAACATAGCACCCGTTGCAGTGTGAGCAGAATGGCCTTAAAACAATTTGAAAATGAATTTAATAGCGCAGATTCCGTTGAAACCTATTTTCTGGATTTGATAGCTTATCGAGATGTTTCAAACGAAATTGCCACTCGATTTCAAGTGGTGCATCAATCGCCTCAGTTGGTATTAATAAAGGAAGGAAAGTCAGTTTATAATGCTTCGCACAGTGATATTGATGCTCAGGAATTAAAATCAAAAATATAA
- a CDS encoding alpha-ketoacid dehydrogenase subunit alpha/beta produces MIKEKTNSALTFEDFKTEVLKDYKIAITSRECSLLGRKEVLTGKAKFGIFGDGKEVPQLAMAKSFKNGDFRSGYYRDQTFMMAIGQLTVQQFFAGLYGHTDIKQEPMSAGRQMGGHFVTHSLNDDGTWKNLTKQKNSSADISPTAAQMPRLLGLAQASKIYRQVSGITNASNFSIGGNEIAWGTIGNASTSEGVFFETINAAGVLQVPLVMSVWDDEYGISVHAKHQTTKESISEILKGYQREEGTNGFEILTVKGWDYVDLVATYEKAATIARENHIPVLIHVNQLTQPQGHSSSGSHERYKNASRLAWEKEFDCVRQMKLWMIAINIASPEELEEIDLATKKEVLESKKEAWKAFIEPIIEEQKELVALLENIALSSKNKDKILQYSANLDRIKDPLKKEILVTARKSLRLLINEEGQNELAQWITKYTDKTQQKFSRHLFSESESNVLSSKKVLPEYNENTKEEIDGRMILRDNFDAIFTKYPETLVFGEDAGNIGDVNQGLEGMQEKYGELRVADVGIREATILGQGIGMALRGLRPIAEIQYLDYLLYAIQIMSDDLATLQYRTVGKQKAPLIIRTRGHRLEGIWHSGSPMGMIINAIRGIHVLVPRNMTQAAGFYNTLLECDEPALVIECLNGYRLKERMPLNYGEFKTPIGEIETLKEGTDITLVSYGSTLRLVQQAAKELLEIGIDCEIIDVQSLLPFDIHHDIVKSIIKTNRLLIIDEDVPGGASAYILQQIIEQQDAYSYLDSKPQTLTAKAHRPAYGTDGDYFSKPSAEDIFEKVYAMMNEVNPAKFPNLY; encoded by the coding sequence ATGATAAAAGAAAAAACCAATTCCGCATTGACATTTGAAGATTTCAAAACCGAAGTCTTAAAAGACTACAAAATTGCCATAACCAGCAGAGAATGTAGCCTGTTAGGACGAAAGGAAGTATTAACAGGGAAAGCAAAATTTGGTATTTTTGGTGATGGAAAGGAGGTTCCACAACTGGCAATGGCAAAATCATTTAAAAATGGTGATTTCCGTTCTGGATATTATCGAGATCAAACTTTTATGATGGCTATTGGCCAATTGACTGTTCAACAATTTTTTGCCGGATTATATGGTCATACCGATATTAAGCAAGAACCTATGTCGGCAGGAAGACAAATGGGAGGTCATTTTGTAACACACAGTTTAAATGATGACGGAACTTGGAAAAATTTGACCAAACAAAAAAATTCAAGTGCCGATATTTCTCCAACAGCTGCGCAAATGCCCCGTTTATTAGGACTTGCACAAGCTTCAAAAATTTACAGACAGGTTTCAGGAATAACAAATGCTTCCAATTTTTCTATCGGAGGAAATGAAATTGCTTGGGGAACCATAGGAAATGCAAGCACTTCTGAAGGCGTTTTCTTCGAAACTATAAATGCAGCAGGCGTTTTACAAGTGCCATTGGTGATGAGTGTTTGGGACGATGAATACGGAATTTCTGTTCATGCCAAACACCAAACAACTAAGGAAAGTATCTCTGAAATCTTGAAAGGATATCAAAGAGAAGAAGGAACTAACGGATTCGAAATTTTAACCGTAAAAGGCTGGGATTATGTAGACTTAGTGGCTACTTATGAAAAAGCAGCGACAATTGCCCGCGAGAATCACATTCCTGTTTTAATTCATGTAAACCAGTTAACGCAACCACAAGGACACTCTAGTTCCGGTTCACACGAAAGATATAAAAATGCATCCCGACTGGCTTGGGAAAAAGAGTTTGATTGTGTTCGTCAAATGAAATTATGGATGATTGCCATTAATATTGCTTCGCCTGAAGAGCTCGAAGAAATCGATTTGGCAACCAAAAAAGAAGTCCTTGAAAGCAAAAAAGAAGCTTGGAAAGCCTTTATTGAGCCTATAATTGAAGAACAAAAAGAACTGGTTGCACTCTTGGAGAACATTGCTCTTTCCAGTAAAAATAAAGATAAAATTCTACAGTATTCTGCTAATTTAGATCGAATTAAAGACCCTTTAAAAAAGGAAATATTAGTTACAGCTCGAAAATCTTTACGCCTGTTAATCAATGAAGAAGGTCAAAATGAATTAGCACAATGGATAACAAAATACACCGATAAAACGCAACAAAAGTTTAGTCGTCATTTGTTTTCAGAATCGGAATCAAATGTTTTATCGTCTAAAAAAGTGCTTCCGGAATACAACGAGAACACCAAGGAAGAAATTGATGGCCGAATGATTTTGCGAGATAACTTCGACGCTATTTTTACCAAATATCCTGAAACATTAGTTTTCGGAGAAGATGCGGGAAACATTGGTGATGTGAATCAAGGTTTAGAAGGCATGCAGGAAAAATACGGAGAACTTCGTGTTGCCGATGTTGGTATTCGAGAAGCAACTATCCTTGGACAAGGAATAGGAATGGCTTTAAGAGGTCTTCGCCCAATTGCCGAAATTCAATATTTAGATTATTTATTGTATGCCATTCAAATCATGAGTGACGATTTGGCTACTTTACAATACAGAACCGTTGGTAAACAAAAAGCACCTCTTATTATTCGTACTCGTGGGCATCGATTAGAAGGTATTTGGCATTCTGGTTCCCCAATGGGAATGATCATTAATGCCATAAGAGGAATTCATGTTTTGGTTCCAAGAAATATGACTCAAGCGGCCGGATTTTACAATACACTGTTAGAATGTGACGAACCCGCACTTGTAATTGAATGTCTTAATGGCTATCGATTGAAAGAAAGAATGCCGTTAAATTATGGCGAATTCAAGACGCCGATTGGTGAAATTGAAACCCTAAAAGAAGGTACAGATATTACATTAGTTTCCTATGGATCTACTTTGAGATTAGTACAACAAGCAGCCAAAGAGTTATTAGAGATCGGTATAGACTGTGAAATTATTGATGTACAATCCTTACTCCCGTTTGACATTCATCACGATATTGTAAAAAGTATTATAAAAACCAATCGATTATTGATTATTGACGAAGATGTTCCAGGTGGTGCTTCAGCTTATATTTTACAACAAATTATTGAGCAACAAGACGCCTATTCGTATCTGGATAGTAAACCGCAAACACTTACTGCAAAAGCCCACCGACCAGCTTACGGAACCGATGGAGATTATTTTTCTAAGCCATCTGCCGAAGATATTTTCGAAAAAGTCTATGCGATGATGAATGAAGTTAATCCAGCTAAATTTCCTAATTTATATTAG
- a CDS encoding aminopeptidase gives MKSIYKIAFYFLVFLASGKQFAQHHSQLSVEVNLEHKTLNIQQEITFFNQSNDSLTAIILNNWNNAYSDKNTPLGRRFSDEFYRGFHLAKEEERGSTKNLTIIAPNKLFLNWKRTKKNPDYIEVELREKLAPKQKITLYLTYTVKVPSDKFTKYGYTDAGGMNLKDWFITPARYENNAFLTYSNNNLDDAANAVSDFDIDIKIPRNTALTTDLNHGPQSQSKSFSTYQLTGKNRTDFSLFIEPKLSFYSYKNSSTEVLTNMKNNKLDDIQKAIVVDRIVNFATDLIGKYPHEKIVVSQADYERNPFYGLNQLPSFISPFSDEFMYEIKFLKTYLNIYLKNSLRLDPRKDNWIYDGIQVYAMMKYIEEHHPESKMLGSASNIGLLKSYNLTNLDFNEQYSYFYMLMARKNLDQPLGSSKTALIKFNEQIASKYRAGLSIRFLDQYLQNNAVTTSIRQFYALNMAQQTSRTDFETLLKSNTTKDINWFFTTIIDSRDIIDYKFTDVTRTKDSITFSVKNKTGAPIPIPVYGTKKGAVVFKQWLDIEECDSTFTLARKNADKIVLNYKNEVPEYNLRNNWKKLDGFFPNNRPVKFVFMKDLEDPYYNQVLYVPTLTYNFYDGLSPGIRLHNKTILDKPFIFDINPAYSTKSSNLSGSAVFVVNENYRNSNLFNVRYSVSGSYFHYAPDASYMRINPMVQLRIRESNFRDNRKQLILMRQVVVNREKSEFIIDNSAENYSVFNLKYVNTRTEVINHFNFNSEVQISGKFGKIATEMEFRKLFENNRQINLRFYAGSFLYNKTASDYFSFALDRPTDYMFDYNYYGRSESTGFFSQQYIQAEGGFKSKLNTPFANQWMTTLNASFNIWNWLEVYGDIGLLKNKQQNEKFVYDSGVRLNLVTDYFELYFPVYSNNGWKIAQKNYNEKIRFVVTFSPKTLINLFTRKWL, from the coding sequence TTGAAATCAATTTATAAAATAGCATTCTATTTTCTTGTTTTTTTGGCTTCTGGAAAACAGTTTGCCCAGCACCATTCCCAACTTTCGGTTGAAGTGAATCTGGAGCATAAAACACTAAATATTCAACAAGAAATCACGTTTTTTAATCAATCAAATGATTCTTTAACGGCTATTATTTTAAATAATTGGAACAATGCTTATTCCGATAAAAATACGCCTTTGGGAAGACGTTTTTCTGATGAATTTTACAGAGGATTTCATTTAGCCAAGGAAGAAGAGCGCGGAAGTACAAAAAACCTGACCATCATTGCTCCAAACAAGTTATTTCTGAACTGGAAAAGAACTAAAAAAAATCCGGATTATATTGAAGTTGAATTGAGAGAAAAACTAGCTCCAAAACAAAAAATTACTTTATATCTAACCTACACGGTCAAAGTTCCGAGCGATAAATTTACTAAATACGGCTACACCGATGCAGGCGGAATGAATCTGAAAGACTGGTTCATCACTCCTGCCCGTTATGAAAATAATGCGTTCCTTACCTACAGCAACAATAATTTAGATGATGCTGCGAATGCGGTTTCAGATTTTGACATTGACATAAAAATCCCTAGAAATACTGCTCTAACAACTGATTTGAATCACGGACCACAATCCCAAAGCAAATCTTTTTCTACCTATCAATTAACGGGTAAAAACAGAACCGATTTCAGTCTTTTTATAGAGCCAAAATTGAGTTTTTACAGTTACAAAAACAGTTCGACCGAAGTGCTGACGAACATGAAAAACAACAAATTAGATGATATTCAAAAGGCTATTGTTGTAGATCGAATCGTAAATTTCGCTACTGATTTAATTGGGAAATACCCGCATGAAAAAATTGTCGTTTCGCAAGCAGATTATGAACGAAATCCGTTTTATGGGTTGAATCAACTGCCTTCTTTTATTAGTCCGTTTTCAGATGAATTTATGTATGAAATTAAATTCCTGAAAACCTATTTGAACATATATTTGAAAAACAGTCTGCGTCTGGATCCTAGAAAAGACAATTGGATTTATGATGGAATTCAAGTCTATGCGATGATGAAATATATAGAAGAGCATCATCCGGAGAGCAAGATGCTTGGCAGTGCCTCAAATATAGGTTTATTAAAAAGCTATAATTTGACCAACTTAGATTTTAATGAGCAATACAGCTATTTTTACATGCTTATGGCCCGAAAAAATCTGGACCAACCATTGGGAAGTTCAAAAACGGCATTAATTAAATTTAACGAACAAATTGCAAGTAAATACAGAGCTGGTTTAAGCATTCGATTTTTAGACCAATACTTGCAAAACAATGCAGTCACAACGAGTATTCGCCAATTTTATGCGCTGAATATGGCACAACAAACGTCAAGAACTGATTTTGAAACTCTGCTAAAATCAAATACTACTAAGGATATCAATTGGTTTTTTACTACCATTATTGATTCTCGTGACATTATTGATTATAAATTTACCGATGTCACCAGAACAAAAGACAGCATTACTTTTTCTGTAAAAAATAAAACTGGCGCTCCGATTCCAATTCCGGTTTATGGTACCAAAAAAGGTGCAGTTGTTTTTAAACAATGGTTAGACATCGAAGAATGCGACAGTACATTTACATTGGCACGAAAAAATGCTGACAAAATTGTTTTGAATTATAAAAATGAAGTACCGGAATACAATTTGAGAAACAACTGGAAAAAATTAGATGGTTTTTTTCCCAACAACAGACCGGTGAAATTTGTCTTTATGAAAGACTTAGAAGATCCCTATTACAACCAAGTCCTTTATGTTCCTACACTCACTTATAATTTTTATGATGGACTTTCTCCTGGAATAAGACTCCACAATAAAACTATTTTAGACAAGCCTTTTATTTTTGATATTAATCCGGCGTATTCAACAAAATCAAGTAATTTATCGGGATCTGCGGTTTTTGTTGTCAACGAAAATTACAGAAACAGCAACCTTTTTAATGTAAGATATTCGGTTTCGGGCTCATATTTTCATTATGCGCCAGATGCTTCTTACATGAGAATCAATCCAATGGTGCAATTACGAATTCGTGAAAGCAATTTTAGAGACAATAGAAAACAATTGATTCTCATGCGTCAAGTAGTCGTGAATCGTGAAAAAAGCGAATTTATAATTGATAATTCAGCCGAAAATTATTCGGTTTTTAACCTTAAATATGTAAACACCAGAACGGAAGTCATCAATCATTTCAATTTTAATTCAGAAGTCCAAATTTCGGGTAAATTTGGAAAAATAGCTACAGAAATGGAGTTTAGAAAACTCTTTGAAAATAACCGTCAGATTAATTTACGGTTCTATGCAGGGAGTTTTTTATACAATAAAACTGCTTCTGATTATTTTAGCTTTGCATTAGACCGACCAACAGATTACATGTTTGATTATAATTATTATGGAAGATCAGAAAGTACCGGTTTTTTTAGCCAACAATACATTCAGGCAGAAGGCGGTTTCAAATCTAAATTAAATACTCCCTTCGCCAATCAATGGATGACAACTTTGAATGCCAGTTTTAATATTTGGAATTGGCTCGAAGTCTACGGCGATATTGGTTTGTTGAAGAATAAACAACAAAATGAAAAATTTGTTTATGACAGCGGTGTGCGTTTAAATCTGGTAACAGACTATTTTGAATTGTACTTCCCAGTATACTCAAATAACGGATGGAAAATAGCACAAAAGAATTATAATGAAAAAATACGCTTTGTTGTTACTTTTTCTCCTAAAACATTAATTAATCTTTTTACCAGAAAATGGCTTTAA
- a CDS encoding TIGR00730 family Rossman fold protein, protein MRLEDFDNDEDKIIQDRLKQKTWNEIKTNDSWAIFKIMAEFVNGYEAMGRIGPCVTIFGSARIKPGDFYYLLAEKIAYKISKAGYGVITGGGPGIMEAGNKGAHLGGGTSVGLNIELPFEQHFNPYIDHDKNLNFDYFFVRKVMFVKYSQGFVVMPGGFGTMDELFEAITLIQTKKIGKFPIILVGTDFWSGLVSWIKTVLVEKEQTVSATDLDLFKIVDTEDEVVAVLDKFYKKYDLSPNF, encoded by the coding sequence ATGAGATTAGAAGATTTTGATAATGATGAAGATAAAATCATTCAAGACCGATTGAAACAAAAAACTTGGAATGAGATTAAGACCAATGACAGCTGGGCAATTTTTAAAATTATGGCTGAGTTTGTCAATGGATACGAAGCTATGGGACGCATTGGACCGTGTGTGACTATTTTTGGATCAGCGCGAATAAAACCCGGAGATTTTTATTATTTATTGGCCGAAAAAATTGCTTACAAAATCAGTAAAGCGGGTTATGGCGTGATTACCGGCGGTGGTCCGGGGATTATGGAAGCCGGAAATAAAGGAGCTCATTTGGGGGGCGGAACTTCGGTGGGATTGAATATTGAGTTGCCTTTTGAACAGCATTTTAACCCTTATATTGACCACGACAAAAATCTGAATTTTGATTACTTTTTTGTTCGAAAAGTCATGTTTGTTAAGTATTCACAAGGATTTGTTGTGATGCCTGGCGGTTTTGGAACTATGGATGAATTGTTTGAAGCCATCACTTTGATTCAGACGAAAAAAATTGGAAAATTCCCTATTATTTTAGTTGGAACTGATTTTTGGTCCGGATTAGTTTCTTGGATAAAAACGGTTTTGGTTGAAAAAGAACAAACAGTAAGCGCTACAGATTTAGATTTATTTAAAATTGTAGATACCGAAGACGAAGTGGTTGCTGTTCTGGATAAATTCTACAAAAAATATGATTTAAGTCCTAATTTCTAA
- the uvrA gene encoding excinuclease ABC subunit UvrA, whose amino-acid sequence MLDKDNTIDVQGARVHNLKNIDISIPREKLVVITGLSGSGKSSLAFDTIYAEGQRRYVETFSAYARQFLGGLERPDVDKIDGLSPVIAIEQKTTSKSPRSTVGTITEIYDFLRLLYARGADAYSYNTGEKMVSYSDEQIKDLIIQDFIGKRINILAPVIRARKGHYAELFQQITKQGFLKVRVNGGIQDLVSGMKLDRYKTHDIEIVVDRMLIENTPDNEKRLSESINTAMHHGENVLMVLDQDTDEVRYFSRNLMCPTTGISYQNPEPNLFSFNSPKGACDHCNGLGTVNEINIKKIIPNPKLTIKNGGFAPLGEYKSSWIFKQLEIIGEKYGFKLTDAVENISEEAMEMILNGGKEKFVVNSTALGVAREYKIDFEGISHFIKNQHDESGSTTIKRWAAAFMDEIKCPVCEGSRLKKEAMFFKINEKSITELCDMDISDLTAWFLDLDHHLSDKQKRIATEVIKEIKDRLAFLMNVGLDYLALSRSSKSLSGGEAQRIRLATQIGSQLVGVLYILDEPSIGLHQRDNDKLIHSLEQLRDIGNSVIVVEHDKDMIERADYVIDIGPKAGKYGGEIISKGTPAEILAAHTITAMYMNGEMKIEVPKKRREGNGKSLKLTGATGNNLKNVSIELPLGKMICVTGVSGSGKSTLINETLYPILNAYYFNGVKIPKPYKKIEGLEHIDKVIDIDQSPIGRTPRSNPATYTEVFTEIRNLFTMTSESMIRGYKAGRFSFNVKGGRCETCEGSGVRTIEMNFLPDVYVECETCQGKRFNRETLEIRYKGKSISDVLNMTVDEAVPFFENIPKIYRKVKTIQDVGLGYITLGQQSTTLSGGEAQRIKLAGELSKKDTGNTFYILDEPTTGLHFEDIRVLMEVINKLVDKGNTILIIEHNMDVIKLADYIIDIGPEGGKGGGQLVAKGTPEEIIKNKKSYTAQFLKKELL is encoded by the coding sequence ATGTTAGACAAAGACAATACGATTGACGTTCAAGGTGCCCGAGTACACAATCTTAAAAATATAGACATTTCCATTCCTCGTGAAAAACTGGTTGTGATTACCGGACTTTCGGGTTCTGGAAAATCATCACTGGCATTTGACACTATTTATGCCGAAGGACAACGCCGCTATGTAGAAACTTTCTCGGCTTATGCGAGACAATTTCTTGGTGGTTTAGAACGGCCCGATGTGGATAAAATTGACGGACTCTCCCCTGTTATTGCCATTGAGCAAAAAACAACCAGCAAAAGTCCGCGCTCAACTGTTGGTACCATAACTGAAATTTACGATTTCCTTCGTTTGCTTTACGCCCGTGGTGCAGATGCTTATAGTTATAATACCGGCGAAAAAATGGTTTCCTATTCCGATGAGCAAATCAAGGATTTGATTATTCAGGATTTTATCGGAAAACGCATCAATATTTTAGCGCCTGTTATTCGCGCCAGAAAAGGACATTATGCTGAACTTTTTCAGCAAATTACCAAACAAGGATTTTTGAAAGTTCGCGTGAATGGCGGTATTCAGGATTTGGTTTCAGGGATGAAATTAGACCGATACAAAACACACGATATCGAAATTGTGGTGGATCGAATGCTTATTGAAAACACGCCAGATAATGAAAAACGATTATCCGAAAGTATCAATACTGCCATGCATCACGGCGAAAATGTATTGATGGTTTTAGACCAAGATACTGACGAAGTACGTTATTTCAGTAGGAATTTAATGTGTCCAACAACAGGAATTTCGTATCAGAATCCGGAACCCAATTTGTTTTCTTTTAATTCCCCAAAAGGTGCTTGTGATCATTGCAACGGTTTAGGAACGGTGAATGAAATCAATATCAAAAAGATTATTCCAAATCCAAAATTGACTATAAAAAATGGCGGTTTTGCTCCTTTGGGCGAATATAAATCGTCTTGGATTTTTAAACAATTAGAAATTATTGGCGAAAAATATGGCTTCAAATTAACCGATGCAGTTGAAAATATTTCGGAAGAAGCGATGGAAATGATTTTGAATGGCGGAAAAGAAAAGTTTGTTGTCAATTCAACCGCTTTGGGAGTCGCCCGAGAATATAAAATTGATTTTGAAGGAATTTCGCATTTTATCAAAAACCAACATGACGAAAGTGGTTCAACAACTATAAAACGTTGGGCTGCCGCATTTATGGACGAAATAAAATGTCCGGTTTGCGAAGGTTCCCGATTGAAAAAAGAAGCGATGTTCTTTAAAATCAACGAAAAAAGCATTACTGAATTATGTGATATGGACATTTCGGATTTGACGGCTTGGTTTCTGGATTTAGACCACCATTTATCCGATAAACAAAAACGTATTGCTACCGAAGTCATTAAAGAAATTAAAGACCGATTGGCTTTCTTGATGAATGTTGGTTTAGATTATTTGGCTTTAAGCCGAAGTTCAAAATCACTTTCAGGCGGTGAAGCACAACGCATACGATTAGCGACGCAAATTGGTTCACAATTAGTTGGCGTTTTATATATTTTGGATGAACCGAGTATTGGTTTACACCAAAGGGACAATGATAAATTGATTCATTCTCTGGAACAATTGCGCGATATTGGTAATTCTGTCATTGTGGTAGAACATGATAAAGACATGATTGAACGCGCGGATTATGTGATTGATATTGGTCCAAAAGCGGGGAAATATGGCGGAGAAATCATCAGTAAAGGAACTCCGGCCGAAATCCTTGCAGCGCATACCATCACAGCGATGTACATGAATGGCGAAATGAAAATTGAAGTGCCAAAAAAACGTCGGGAAGGCAATGGAAAATCCCTAAAACTTACCGGAGCAACGGGAAATAACCTGAAAAATGTTTCGATTGAATTGCCTTTGGGCAAAATGATTTGCGTGACCGGAGTTTCAGGAAGTGGAAAGTCGACTTTGATTAATGAAACGCTGTATCCGATTTTGAATGCGTATTATTTTAATGGCGTAAAAATTCCAAAACCGTACAAAAAAATTGAAGGTTTAGAACATATTGACAAAGTAATTGATATAGACCAAAGCCCGATTGGAAGAACACCACGCTCAAATCCGGCAACTTATACTGAAGTTTTCACCGAAATTAGAAACTTGTTTACAATGACTTCGGAGAGTATGATTCGAGGTTATAAAGCGGGTCGTTTCAGTTTTAATGTCAAAGGCGGAAGATGCGAAACATGTGAAGGTTCCGGAGTACGAACGATTGAAATGAACTTTTTACCAGATGTTTATGTAGAATGTGAAACCTGTCAGGGTAAGCGTTTTAACAGAGAAACTTTGGAAATTCGATATAAAGGAAAATCCATTTCGGATGTGTTGAATATGACGGTTGATGAAGCAGTTCCTTTCTTTGAAAATATTCCGAAAATTTATCGAAAAGTAAAAACGATTCAGGATGTTGGACTGGGCTATATTACACTTGGACAACAAAGTACCACGCTTTCGGGTGGTGAAGCGCAGCGAATAAAACTGGCTGGTGAATTGTCTAAAAAAGATACCGGAAATACGTTTTATATTTTGGATGAGCCTACAACCGGACTGCATTTTGAAGATATCAGAGTGTTGATGGAGGTGATTAATAAACTGGTAGACAAAGGCAATACAATTTTGATTATCGAACATAATATGGACGTCATTAAACTGGCGGATTACATCATAGACATTGGACCTGAGGGTGGAAAAGGCGGTGGACAACTTGTTGCCAAAGGAACACCTGAAGAAATTATAAAAAACAAGAAAAGCTATACAGCACAGTTTTTGAAAAAAGAATTACTCTAG
- a CDS encoding chloride channel protein — translation MFKKFIYKLESIIAWSQTKITPKQFIFLSAVLVGISAAFAVIVLKTFAHWVFSFATYVSGILKLGFLNSILPIIGILLTVLVIKRVLGGTIQKGTSQILYAVAKKASIIPKKQMYAQIVTSSLTVGLGGSAGLESPIVITGAAFGSNYAQKYKLSYKDRTLLIGCGVAAGIAAAFNAPIAGVLFAIEVLLVDVSISAFTPIMISAATGALVSVILLDEEILLSFKQQQNFDYHNIPFYILLGLFTGIISIYYSRNFQRVEHFFGRLKLRPYKKALFGSSILAILIFIFPTLFGEGYESIKVLSQNDPGRLLENTLFSDFRNNSWVLLLFVGCTMMVKVFATGITLSSGGNGGNFAPSLFLGSYVGFFFSKFLNLTGLTKLPISNFTMVGMAGILSGLFHAPLTAIFLIAEITGGYSLMIPLMIVSSISFAISKRFEKHSMDVKNLAKKGHAFTSNKDTNILSTLDTNSIIQTDYLTVTPNENLTKLVDLISHSNQVIFAVVDDENRLLGIVHFNDIREIIFNTYRVKYTLVKEIMVQPIEIIHPDDSMELVMNKFEKSRKAFLPVLKNDKYFGFISKSIALEAYRTKLKSMTIE, via the coding sequence ATGTTCAAAAAGTTTATTTACAAGTTAGAAAGCATCATTGCTTGGTCTCAAACAAAAATAACGCCAAAGCAGTTTATATTTTTATCAGCTGTTTTAGTTGGTATTTCTGCTGCTTTTGCTGTAATTGTTTTAAAAACTTTTGCGCATTGGGTATTTTCTTTTGCTACTTATGTCAGCGGTATTTTGAAACTGGGTTTTCTGAATAGTATTTTACCCATAATCGGTATTCTGCTCACCGTTTTGGTCATCAAACGCGTTTTGGGAGGAACAATTCAAAAAGGAACTTCTCAGATTTTATATGCTGTTGCCAAAAAAGCAAGTATTATTCCAAAAAAGCAAATGTATGCCCAAATCGTTACCAGTTCCCTTACTGTAGGTTTAGGAGGTTCTGCCGGTTTAGAAAGTCCTATTGTAATTACGGGCGCCGCTTTTGGATCTAATTATGCCCAAAAATATAAGTTAAGCTATAAAGACCGAACGCTTCTCATTGGTTGTGGAGTTGCCGCCGGGATTGCCGCCGCCTTTAATGCGCCAATTGCCGGGGTATTATTTGCAATAGAAGTGTTATTGGTTGATGTCAGTATTTCAGCATTTACTCCAATTATGATTTCGGCAGCGACAGGAGCTTTAGTTTCGGTAATTCTATTGGACGAGGAAATTTTATTGTCTTTCAAACAACAACAAAACTTTGATTATCACAACATTCCTTTCTATATTTTATTGGGGTTATTCACAGGAATCATATCCATATATTACTCCAGAAATTTTCAAAGAGTTGAACATTTTTTTGGCCGTTTAAAACTCAGACCTTACAAAAAAGCATTATTCGGTTCTTCAATTCTGGCAATTCTCATTTTTATTTTTCCAACACTTTTTGGAGAAGGGTACGAAAGTATCAAAGTATTATCGCAAAATGATCCGGGACGATTATTAGAAAACACTTTATTCAGCGATTTCAGAAATAACAGTTGGGTACTTTTACTTTTTGTGGGTTGTACCATGATGGTAAAAGTGTTTGCCACAGGAATCACATTAAGTAGTGGCGGAAACGGAGGAAATTTTGCTCCTTCTCTGTTTTTGGGATCGTATGTTGGTTTTTTCTTTTCTAAATTTCTAAACTTAACTGGTTTGACAAAATTGCCAATCAGTAATTTTACAATGGTAGGAATGGCCGGAATCCTAAGCGGTTTGTTTCATGCACCCTTGACAGCTATTTTCCTTATTGCAGAAATTACAGGTGGTTACAGCTTGATGATTCCGCTGATGATTGTTTCTTCTATCAGTTTTGCTATCTCTAAACGCTTTGAAAAACATTCAATGGATGTTAAAAACTTAGCCAAAAAAGGACATGCTTTTACCAGTAATAAAGACACAAATATCTTATCAACTCTGGACACCAATTCGATTATCCAAACGGATTATTTAACAGTCACTCCAAATGAAAACCTGACAAAATTAGTTGATTTGATTTCGCATTCCAACCAAGTCATATTTGCCGTTGTAGACGATGAAAACAGGTTGTTGGGCATTGTTCATTTTAATGATATCAGAGAAATTATATTCAATACTTACAGAGTAAAATATACATTGGTCAAAGAAATAATGGTTCAACCAATTGAGATTATCCATCCGGATGACAGCATGGAATTAGTCATGAACAAATTTGAAAAATCAAGAAAAGCATTCTTACCCGTACTCAAAAATGATAAATATTTTGGTTTCATATCAAAATCTATAGCTCTGGAAGCCTACAGAACCAAACTAAAATCAATGACGATAGAATAA